The DNA region AACCAAACAGATATTCAGGGAACTACAATACATGAATGAATATTTGGTCACTTTAGGGTGTGCTATTGATTGTTTACTGTGTAAAATGTAAGTCGTACTTTTTTATATGCAGTCTGGAAGCTTGAAGCTTTATAACCTCAAACCTTTGGTAGGAATACACCAATCAGGAGTTTTCTGGCTTGTACTGATTtccgacttttttttttttgaagtctGATCTGTGGATTTAGAGTGTATTTTTAAGACCATAACACCACCAGAATGGGTTCTGTAAAAGGATTTTCAGTTTGACAAATAAGTGgccaaaacagaaatgaatgcTTGATGGAAATAGTAGATATGtattgaacagaaaaataaaattacaagaatatttaattttatgcatCCGAGTGTATGTCACTAacctttatttctactttttcaaATCTCAAAACAAAGGACATCAAATCAATTCCTATTGGTTGTTGCTATTGCAAACATGTCTTTGGTTTTCATACATTGATAAgtattaaatattgattttcagTATTATCAATTACCATTCATGACCAATTGAGAAAAAAACTGGCTGAATTTAATCACTAGTAAATGATTATGCATCACATCAAAATGTGATGCATAATCACATTTtgaatatgtaacttttatgaagtGAAAGTAGTTTTTTAATGCttagttttaactttttctaatctaatttttttgttttcctcattaaaTTGAAAAGATCTTTGAGATTGTCTTACAATATATCAACAAGCTTCTTCATTAATTTGGTACAATATAGGAGTTCAAGTTGCAGCACCCTCTGCACATTTTGGATGCCctcctggtaaaaaaaaaaagttaaaaatcccAAAGCAATATTACATTGCAGTAGCATAACCTCAAACTGCAAGAATTggaaaaatccaacttttaacTTGAGTTCATTTGctgagagaaaaatgtttttgtttaagaaaTTAGTTGTTTTATAGTCATCTGTGCCACAATTTGTGACTCCACTGAcagttttaatttgacaaaactgtaattgcagattttttttaaagtgtctggGAATATTTAATTGGAAATCATTGACTTCCAGTTTCCATGAACTATAAATATGATGGGACACAAAGGCAAATTTTCTTAGCCAATCTTCAAAGTTAAAAGGACAGGATAATATTCCATTCAAGTGAAGCAGATGTAAGTTGATTTTCATAAATCATCTTTGCCTTAGACTAGTAACTTGTAAAAAAGACTACTGATTTaatagtcattttttaaattttggctTAACACATTTATCACGACtctgtcaacaaaaaaaactgccatGACAACACCCTTTGCAATAATAACCCTAAAGGACAGATAATGTATAATTCTGATCCCATGTCCAAGAAAGAGTGAtgaaaataatagtaatataaagtagaaaaaacTGGTGTTGAAATCAgtcatttgaaatgtttgcagtATTGCCAAGAATATGAAGAACCcacatttttgagatttttttacaattcttttctctctgttcacTGATAACTTACACAGCAAACAATATGTTCACCACCAATCTAAAGAGTAAATGCAACACTTCGAGGAAAAGATATTCAGAACTCATGTACTGTACCTCAGAAAGCAGAGTCTGTTTTGTACCTCGCTTCTATCAACTTATCGTTTCTTCAGTCAGCAGCACTTGTTCTCTTGCTTTAGCTGTTTAGGAAAATCTCATTAGTTGCAGCAGGAAATAAGCAGCAATGTAAATGCATGAGATTTATAATAACATAGGATTAGTTCAGTCTCATTGCACAGTGCACTTCTTAAACTAGGCTCTGGATAGTCAGCTATAAACTAAGCGATGAGAAGCTGATCAAGACTGCAAGAGCATGAAATATGTCCAGCATTTATTGACACATGGGACAAATAACAGCTTGCCCAACGCTAATTAGGTACTGaaataccatttttttttcctggcaaGGAAGTTCATCTAACTTATTAGgccacattttaaaactttctacATCCTTTTTAGtactttttgaaattttcatgtttctaaTTCTACCTTGtgtatttcagattttcttctccacttctttttaaatgtcttttgaaaaagttttttccccctttgccttttttctgtttgtcttcttCCTGTTCTGACTCATCTTCTCCTCCATTCTCTTTAGgtattctctctctctgtgtgccAGGCCATGGCCTAGTTTAAACTGCATTCTTTTATTAACTTTCCTCCTTCCTTTCACCTTATCGCTCCCTCatattctctgttttattaCTCTCCTCCCTTTTAATCCTTTAGTTTTCAGGTATTTTCCATTTATCTTCTTTTTACCCACTCCCCTCCAtgcacacacccatacacacgcACACTTCTTCCCATATTTATACATACCTGCCGTCCCATTTCCCTCCTTTTTCCCATCCCCATCTGTTTTTATCTCACTGTCTCTGTGCCATTGTGTGGATGATAGCTGTCAGGAGATCTCATCACTGAGTCTCTCTTATTACATGATTACAGGGTAATTATCCTGTGAAGTTGTCTTTGCCCGAATCTATGAAAGACGACTAATGTCTTTTTAATGGGATTTGGAGTTTggagactttatttttttgcgtCTTTTGTAGTTTCTGTGGACTCTTCAAATTTATTGCATTTGCAAGCAATTGGCCTGGAACACTGTGTCCTGATTAAGTGGCAGCCATATTTCTGGTAATATTTTAAGAATggcatctctctctctctccctctctctgctttactctctctctcttcttctgtcGTAAGTTGGGCTCCTCTCGCTTCTCAACTCCAGGCCTCCTGGCTTTGTCACAAGGTGTTTTTAATTTGCCAGCATCTGATTAAGGCTGACGTAACAAGGCTCCTGCAATGTTTGGACATGCACCGGCACAGAAACCTGGCTTGGATTTTAAAGGAAATGGAGGCTGATGTAACTTGTCAACACtgagttgttgtgttttaaccCGTTGTTGTCCCTTGCTTGGATTTACAAATAATACAGATCCACTCTTGACAATTTCCTGTAAACATGTGAAATACGTGAATACTGAGGACCATTCTAGAAACAGTTAAAACTGCCTATTTAATAGTTTAAACTTGTATACACTTGCATGTATTAAGACACAGGGAAAACACAATATCTACATCACTTTCACAACATGAAAGTGgctcaaatcagatttttggaAAGTGAAAAGATTGGAATTGGGCCTTCAGACTAATATGATAAAGTTTGCTATGGATTGCACATGggcaaaaaaaatcagatttgggtCGCATTTGCCTGTTGTGTAAGTGTAGCCTTTGAGTACTCTATTGAAACAGTATTGTGAAGAACAAGAAACATAGCAGTTCAggaaatcattttccatttttagtttgCCACAAAGCAATAATTTGGAAGAATGTCTTTTActcaaatgagaccaaaatcTATCTAATTGACCTACATTAAAATTTCACACTGTGCTTAACACACCATCAACTTGGTTGGCAAAAAGATGGATggtaaaatacttttgttgaaGGTTCagtttccagcaggacaattcTAAGCATATAGGCAATAAGAGAGCTACCATGTGCAAAGGTTCAGTCCTAAATTATATTCTTGAATCTATGGTGATGCTTGAAAATTGCTGTTCACAGATGCCAGAGTAGATTTTGCATCTGCATATTCAACAAAAGGTGGTTCAGCAAGTTATTCTTTGATGGGGAAAGATTGTATAcatgttatatttttacttttatttatttattttccatttttcctaTGATCAGGAACTACTTTGGACAATTTCAAGAAATTTCAATAGAACACTTTTAAAGTTTGTAGTcataacatttcaaaatgtagaACATCATCTCGCCTTTTAAtgcagattttttcttcttacatCTTAGCATGCTTTTGTGATTctacaataaataattaatgattCAGATAATTAACAGCTATTTTTACCTCTTGTTGCTTGTGTCTCTGCAGCTTGAGCCCCGCTGCTGTCTGTGATGCCCTCCCATGACGCCCAGGCTGGGAGCTGACACTGCCGGTGAGCGGGAGACGCCACTGCACAGCCGGTCCTGGGCCCGTTCCATCAGCTGGTTTTCACCCTCTCTCTTGCACGCTGGAGACTACTCCTTCACCCACCAACTGGTATCCACAATCATCAGCTACTATCCACTTCAGTAAGGGTCGCTTAAAAAGACCCGACAATCCGCTAAGCTTGGTTACCAGCACTATCAGCCAAAATCCACAGTCTCTTCAACACAATCAGCAGCACCAGCACAGCTATTACCACCAACACCAGCAGCAACAGCCATCATGTCCAGCCGTAGAAAGTCCTCCACACCTTGCATGGTCCGAGTCATAAGCGACCTGCCCGATGAGCTAGAAGATCCAGAAGACGTGATGATGAATATGGAAAAACTGTCTGCCAACGTCATGACGGGAAATGGACAGTCAGAACTATCAGAAACCAATGCAAAGCAGGATCCACAGCAGAAGAATACAGAGAACCCTGACAAGGGGACATTTTCAAAGCAAGTGGAAACACAAAACCTTGAGCCATTAGTACAAGAGCTGGAGTCCGATAAAGGAGATCAAACTCATGTCATGGAAAATGTAGACATAAGTGAACTGAAAGACAAAGAAACTGAATCTGAACAGGTGTCAGAGAAAAAGCAGCCTAGAGGGTACAAATGCAAATACTGTCCGTTTTTGACGCAGAATCTGAGTGACTTTAAGGAACATGTAGACTCCAGTCACCCTAACGTCATTCTGAATCCACTGTATCTCTGTGCTGTGTGCAACTTCAACACCAAGAAGTTTGACTCACTCACGGAGCATAATGAAAGCCAGCACCCAGGTGAGACAAACTTCAAGTTTAAAAGGATACAAAGGAACAATCAGACTATCTTAGAACAGACAATCGAAGGCAAAGACAATTCAGCTGAATGCAAAATGACAGATGAGCAAGGTGAAGGCAACAGTATTTCCATGTTTCCACCTTGTATATCTACAACAGTAAAAACACCCTGTAACATGCAATCCCTCTTTGGAGGAGCAGACCTTCAAAGCCAACTGGATGGTTTGATCCAGAAGGATCAGATCACAGCATTAAACATCAATGGAACAGTTATCATACCTGAACCCACCATGCTTCAAGGGCTTTCTCATGTCACCCCAATGCTTAAGCGCCCACCCAACTTTAACTCTGTACCAAAAATAGCTGTTCCTTTGAACACCACCAAATACAACCCTTCCTTAGACGACAATTTGACATTGATCTCATCCTTTAACAAGTTTCCTTACCCAACTCATGCCGAGCTGTCATGGCTCACGGCTGCCTCCAAGCATCCGGAGGAGCAGATCAAAGTCTGGTTCACCACCCAGCGGCTGAAGCAAGGGATCACCTGGTCCCCAGAAGAGGTGGAGGAAGccagaaagaaaatgttcaatgGTTCTATTCCTCCTGCCCATCACACATTTACCAGCCCTATATCTCATCCCTCTGCCAAATTGTCCAAGCAGCCTATTGTTCACACAACTGTCGAGCACCCAGGTCAGGTGCGGACAACTGTGTCCAGTGAATTAAGTATTGTCTCATCCACAAATTCTTCTGCAGGGGTAACGATAGGTTCCAGCCACAATCTTAAACGATCCCTGACCACACATCTAGCGTCACAAATTGGTCCTGAGGCAAAGCGACCTATCATGGCGGTGGCCCCTCATTCTGGTGACCCTAAAGACAAGCTTCTTATGgctcctccaccaccacctccacccCAGAAAGACCGACTACCAATGGCTCCACCACCAATTCCTATGGAAATGAAAAGACCTGGAGCAGCTCCGCTAGTCAATGCAGAAATGAAGAGGCCATCTTTTCCTGTGCCTTCAATGCTGCCACCATCTTCATCGTCATCACTATTATCGTCCTCCAAAGGGAAGTTTCTCTCTGCAACTGGAAATTCCAAGACAAAGCCAGTGGTCTCTTTGCCCTCCATGGTATTTCCAGAGTCCTTAACAAGGCCTATGATAGCTCCTCCGCCTATATATGCCCCaccatttaaaaactgtttgctAATCCCTCGAACTACAACCATTAGTCCCAAAGAAAAGCATGCTAATACTCAACCGTTGCCTGATTTGAACCTGCCAAACTCTCCTCCATCTATAAACTCTCACATAAGGCGACCAACCATCATCCAGTCTGTTCGCACTCCAGCTAAAATCCCTTCGCAAATTCAGGGGTTCCCTCTGGAGGGCAAGAAACTAAAGGAGCATCAGAGTTTAGAGATTAATTCTGGCTACCCCAGAGGAGATAAACTTGTCAGTCCTCTGACAGAGGCTAATGGAACATCCCGTTTGGATGGTAAATTGTTCACCGATCAGACGTGCCCTACTCACAATAACGGAATCATACATTTGGACGGTGGCGATGCTTCAACAccacaaaaacaagattttaatcCAAAGTCCTCCGTGATGACTCAGTTCCCTTTGCTGGAAAGGATGaaaggaaaaacagcaaaacaactgAAGGTCTTGGAGGAGAATTTCTTGAGGAACAGCTTTCCCACTCATAGCGATGTGGACAATCTTGCAGCCACAACCCGCCTGTCTCATCAGGAAATTGACAGCTGGTTTGTGGAGCGCCGTGCACTACGAGACAACCTGGAACAAGCCCTTCTGAACTCCATGGGCACCAAGAAATTGAGTGGTACTCCTGGCATAGGGGAGAAACAGTTACATCCACAACAGCATCAAACTCTACAGCTGAATGGGGTccacaaaacaaacactaatGTGGTCAATCTTAAGAGCCCTCCTTTACCTTTACATGCCCTCTCCATTGCTTCTTCCATCCCTAACTTAAATACCTGCTCAGTGCCTCCAGACAGCCGATCACTGGCACTCCTCAAGGACGATTTTGCTCAAACACGGTGGCCTTCCCCTGAGGAGTTACACCAGCTGGAAGGTCGAAAAGGACTTGCTCGCTCCGAGCTCGCTCGTTGGTTCACTGACACTCGGCTGCAGAGTATGGAACTGACAGAACTCTTTCACAACAATGGAATAAATGGAGGGCAGGGGCAGTCTGTGTGTTCCCCTGAGAAAACTTCATCCAGCATCATCCAGCGTTGTCAGGAAGGAGCCGtagcaaacaacaacaaagtgcTGGAGCTGGAGCTTGGATGGCTGTTGAACCAGCGTTCCAACAGTCTCAACAATCAGCAGCACACTGAGCTCCAAGACCAGTTTGCTGGCAGGTACTTTAATCTTGGTTATCATTGGTATTTTTGCTC from Xiphophorus hellerii strain 12219 chromosome 13, Xiphophorus_hellerii-4.1, whole genome shotgun sequence includes:
- the LOC116730759 gene encoding zinc fingers and homeoboxes protein 2-like; the encoded protein is MSSRRKSSTPCMVRVISDLPDELEDPEDVMMNMEKLSANVMTGNGQSELSETNAKQDPQQKNTENPDKGTFSKQVETQNLEPLVQELESDKGDQTHVMENVDISELKDKETESEQVSEKKQPRGYKCKYCPFLTQNLSDFKEHVDSSHPNVILNPLYLCAVCNFNTKKFDSLTEHNESQHPGETNFKFKRIQRNNQTILEQTIEGKDNSAECKMTDEQGEGNSISMFPPCISTTVKTPCNMQSLFGGADLQSQLDGLIQKDQITALNINGTVIIPEPTMLQGLSHVTPMLKRPPNFNSVPKIAVPLNTTKYNPSLDDNLTLISSFNKFPYPTHAELSWLTAASKHPEEQIKVWFTTQRLKQGITWSPEEVEEARKKMFNGSIPPAHHTFTSPISHPSAKLSKQPIVHTTVEHPGQVRTTVSSELSIVSSTNSSAGVTIGSSHNLKRSLTTHLASQIGPEAKRPIMAVAPHSGDPKDKLLMAPPPPPPPQKDRLPMAPPPIPMEMKRPGAAPLVNAEMKRPSFPVPSMLPPSSSSSLLSSSKGKFLSATGNSKTKPVVSLPSMVFPESLTRPMIAPPPIYAPPFKNCLLIPRTTTISPKEKHANTQPLPDLNLPNSPPSINSHIRRPTIIQSVRTPAKIPSQIQGFPLEGKKLKEHQSLEINSGYPRGDKLVSPLTEANGTSRLDGKLFTDQTCPTHNNGIIHLDGGDASTPQKQDFNPKSSVMTQFPLLERMKGKTAKQLKVLEENFLRNSFPTHSDVDNLAATTRLSHQEIDSWFVERRALRDNLEQALLNSMGTKKLSGTPGIGEKQLHPQQHQTLQLNGVHKTNTNVVNLKSPPLPLHALSIASSIPNLNTCSVPPDSRSLALLKDDFAQTRWPSPEELHQLEGRKGLARSELARWFTDTRLQSMELTELFHNNGINGGQGQSVCSPEKTSSSIIQRCQEGAVANNNKVLELELGWLLNQRSNSLNNQQHTELQDQFAGRLRQQSMAEMKNGAHNGGVMGGAREVFGSWLEDGPLRRGRELLLDRERKMAEETSGRLTG